The genome window CGCGTGACTCGGCCGAAGCCGTCCACGTACTCGGTGCGCACCAGCCACACGTCCTTGTTCCAGTCCTGGCGCGTCAGCGTCTTGCGGTAGGCCCCCGTGCCATCCTGGCCGCGCTGGAAGCGCATCGTCGCGACGAGCGCGCCGCCGGGGCCCATCCGCTGCGTCTCCACCGGGCGCCCCAGCCCGTCGTGCACGTGGACCTCGCGGGCGCCGTTGGGCTGGGTCTGCGAGGTCAGCACGCCCTGGGCGGCGTCGTACTGGAACTCGAACTCCAGCGCGCGCCCGGAGGCGGGCGTGGGCAGCACGCGCTTGCTCGGGAACGTGTGGAAGGTGGACTCGAAGGTGTGGCTCACCGCGCCCTGGGCCGGGTCCTCCAGCCGCGTCTGGTTGCCCCAGTCGTCGTACTGATACGAGTAGACCTGCCACGCGTCCCCGCCCGTCCAGCGCGAGTGCGTCTTCGTGTCCCAGGTGCCCGCGTCGTAGGTGGTGCGCTCCCAGCGCAGCGGCTGGTTGCCCTGCGCGTCCGTGCTGAGCTTGCGCTCGGTGGGGAAGCCGAGGCGGTGCTGCGCCGTGTCGTTCTGGAAGGTCTGCCGGGTGTACAGCGTGGCGCCCGGCGCGCCGGTGATGCTCTGGGTGATGGAGGTGGCGTTGCCGTAAGCGTCGTACTGGAAGGCCTTGGTCTGCACGCAGTCGGGCATGTCCGACTTCGCGAAGGTGTACAGCTTCTTTCGCACCTGGGTCGTCTGGAGCTGGTGGACGCCGGAGCTCCCCGGCGTGGCGTAGTCGTATTCGGAGCGGACCATCAGCGCCCGGTCCGAGGCGCGCCGCACCGTCTGGCTCGCCACGGCGTAGGTGCGGGGGAAGTCCTGGTGGTAGCGCGTCTCGGTGATGGCGCCAGCGGTGCCGGTGTCCGGGTCCTTCTTGGACCACGCCGCGAAGCCCATCCACCCGCGGCCCTGGAGGTTCAGCCGCGCGCCCGCGAACGTGAAGGCATGGGCGTGGCGCCGTGTCTCGGAATACACCTGGGTGTACGCCGCCACGACGTAGCGCGGGGACTGGACGCTGCGGGAGGCGAAGCTCATGCCGACCTCGGGCGTCTGGGCGCCGGGGTTGGCCGCCAGGGCGTACGTCGCGCCGGGGAGCTGGTTGTTGAACAGGGACTGGGTGTCCACGACGTCCGGGGCGGGCGCTTCCCGGGTGTAGACGGACGGGTCCGTGAGGGGCTTGTAGGTGAGCTCGAAGCGGCCGCCCAGGCCGTTGGTGATGCGGGAGACCAGGTCGGGGTACTCGGGCGTCGCGGCGAGCAGCCAGGCCGCGCCGGAGCCGTCCACGTGCAGCAGGTCCGCCTTGCCCACGCCCGTCAGGCCCACCGCGGAGGTGGACTCGCCCACCGTCACGAAGGGCGGCACCTGCGACACCTTGGCGTGCAGGCGCAGCGCGCCGCCTTCGTTGAGCAGCACCGCGAGGCGGCGGGGCGTGGGCTCTCCATCGCGCTGGTGCTCGCCGACGATGACCAGGTCATCGCGTCCCTTGCCCGTGACGTCGGCGGGCATGAGCTGGGGGATGGCGGCGCCGTAACGCAGGCCCGTGCTGCCCAGGTCCTGCACGACGAAGCCCTTGCCCGTGTTGAAGAGGGCGCGCAGGTGCAGCGTGGTGCCGTCCGTGTAGGGATTGAGGAGGTCGACTTGGCCGTCGCCGTTCAGGTGGATGGGGACGAGGCTGCCGCCCCAGGGGACGCGCGAACTCGCGGGCAACAGCGGCGTGTCCTGCTGCTGGAAGCCCCGGCGCTCGGGGCGGGCCATCAGTCCGGTGAGCTTCAGGAAGCCGCCGTCATTGGACGCGTGGACCAGGTCCGTCTGGCCATTGCCGTCCAGGTCCAGGGCGCTCAGGTGGCCGCCGAAGGGCAGGGTGGTGGAGGTGGCGCCGTGGGCCGACGGCGCGAAGCTGGAGCCATTCGAGTAGAGGACGTCCAGCTTCAACAGGGAGCCGTTGTTGGTGGCGTAGACCAGGTCCGTGCGCCCGTCGCCATCCACGTCCAGGGCCAGCAGCCGGCCGCCCCAGAGCAAATCACCGGGGCCGGCGCCGTGGACGGGGCCCTCGCGGACCAGCGACCAGCGGCCGTTGCGCTCGGTGGCCTTGAAGAGCGTCAGGCCCAGCCTGCCCCCATTGTTGGCGGCGTAGACCAGGTCCATGTGGCCATCGGCGTCCACGTCGAGCGGGCAGAAGGTGCCGCCCCAGCCGAGCTGCGCGCCGGACAGGTCCACGGGGAAGGGCCCTTCCAGGCCCGTGCGCGTGGAGAGGTACAGGTCCAGTCGGAGCTGGAGGCTGACGTGGTAGGCGTGCAGGACGTCCGTGAGGCCCTGGCCGCTCACGTCCATGGGGATGCGCAGGCCGCCGGGCATGTTCTTGCCCAGGGCGCGCGAGGCCTGGAACAGCGTGGGGTCCGCCTCGGCCTGTCCCTGCCACAGGAAGGTGGTGCGGGGCAGCGAGGTGTCACGCGCCTCGGTGGTGACGGACTGCAGGAGCTGCCGGCGGGTGGCGCGGCTGGGCTGGTAGTCGAAGCGGTACGTCCTGGCGAGCGTGTCGCCGACGTAGGTCTGCACCTGGGACAGCAGGCGGGTGATGCGGACGGGATGGCCGCCGACGTAGGTGGTGGCGATGTCCTGGCGGTCGACGAAGGTGAAGCGGACCTGTCGCTTCCTGGCGATGGGCTTCTTGAGGTTGTCCGTGTACTCGATGAGCTTGGGGTAGTGGGCGTTGTGCTGCGCGTCCTGCTCGTACGTCACCGTCATGAAGTTGCCGTGCCGGTCCGTGACGCGGTTGAGGGACCACAGGCGGATGGCGGGGACGGTGCTGGAGGCGGGGACGCGGGAGTCCGCCGTCGCACCGTACTCCCACGTCTGTCCATCCCGGGTGTGGACGGTGAAGGACTGGGGGCCGCGCTGGACATCCCAGCCGGAGGGGTAGTGGGGGACGACCTTGCGCCACGTCTGGATTTCGGTGTGGTAGACGGCCTGGGGTTGCCCATACGCGCCGGAGACGGCCATCAAGCGCTGACCATCCAGGATGAAGCGGTCGTCCAGGTCGTAGTTGACGCTGCCGTGTTGCCCGTCCTGGGCCACCGTGCGCCCCGCGCGGGTGATGGAGGACAGGCCGCTCAGGCCCCAGCCCACGCCGAGCAACCCGTCGCCTCCGCCGCTGTTGTAGGCGATGCCCAGGGTGGGGGCGAGGCCGTTGGTGCCTGGAGGGACCTTGAGCTCGAAGGCGTACGAGGCGCCTCCGTCCTTGTCGATGCTGAACTGGTCGGTGAGCTTGCCCGTGCTGTCTGCCATTGCATGCCTCCGCCTGGAGCAGAGCTCCGCCAGCGACGTCGACGCCCGGGGGCGCGACATGAGAGAACCGGCTCATCCTTCAAACCCAGACGTGAAGCAGTGCTCGCTGCCCGAAGTGGCGGCGGAGTGTGGTTTGGAGGATGGGGTCTGTCGAGGCGAAGGTGACGGGGGGCGACCTCCGTACGTGGGGAGTGTCGCCTATCGATCGGCGGCCTGGGCTGTGCGGGTGATGCGGTAATCCCTGTCAGCGGCAGGGGCTGGTGACGTCGTCCGCCACTTGGGGGAGGTTGAATTCCAGTGAATCGTCGAGGTTGATATTGAAGACGCGGAGCTTCTTCTTGGAAGTCCCCGAGCCTGTCGGGTTTGCGAAGGCGACCAGGTTCTGCTGCTGGAACTCTTCGAACTTGACCTTGGGGTTGGCGGCGATTTCGCGTGCGCTGAATCGCCAGGCCGCACAGTTCTCCACGGTGACGGTCGCGCCCGCGAGGGGGTTCAGGCTCTTGACCCTGTTCCCGTCATAGATGATGGGTACGAATCGGGGGAACTCGACTTGAGTCGGTGGAACGTCGAAGGAGTCCCACGGGGCGAAATGACCATGCGCCCAGGTCATTTGTTTCGAAGTCGGCTCATATCGCTGCGACACAGCCCAGCCCTCGGTGGCTCGAGTCACGGGCCCATGGCTCGCCTCCCAGAAATGGGCTCGGCAGCTGCCATTCTGGATGGATTTCACGTGAAGCAGGACAGGAAGCTGGACGCTGAAGAGCGGGTCGGTCGTGGTGTCGGGGCTGGTCCTCAGAAAAGGTACATCCCGCTGGCAGCGGCACGACAGCGACAGGTTGAACTGCCAGAAGCCCTTGGCGTCCCCCGAGTCCACCATCAGCACTTCAGGATGGGTCGTCACTTGTTGGACGCGGATGACGACGTAGTCCGCATCGGGGCGGCCATTCTCCCGGTACACGTGATACGAGACGACGTAGTCGAGCTCGAAGTGCTGGGTCTTGCCCTTCGTGGTGGGCCACGTCTCGTAGGTGATGGGGGTTCGCGAGTGGTTGACCAGGCTCCTGACGCCATACATGACGCCTTGAGGGGGAATCAGCCCAGGGCCTCCCACGCTCAGTGACCTCTGTGCGCGATGTGCCGCGAGCTGCCTGCCCCAATCCCGCTGACTTCGTGGGGCCTGGAGGTGTGTCGTGTGGAGTTCCCATTCACCCTCCATGCCCCGCGCCGGGGCGCTCGCGTCTTCGGCCGGGGCTGGCGCTGGTGTCACGTGCGGCGCTGGAGCGTCGAGCACCGTGAAGACGAAGCTGGAGGGGGCGCTGGCCCGCATGTCCCGGCTGACCATCAGCGCGGTGACGCCCGCATCGTGTCGGGTGCCAACGAGTTTCTCCAACGCGTCATGGGCAGACGGCTCCAGGTGCGTCATCACCAGCGTCTGGCCCGCGCTCAGCGCCTGGCCCAAAAGAGGCACGTACCGCTCCGGCCGGGTGGTGGCGCAGTCCACCCAGAGTACTTCGGCCCGCCTCAGGTCACTCGGCTCATTCCTGGCGAAGAGGTCACCGAGGTCCGTCAGGGCATCGAGGTCCTGTCCCGAGGGAGACCCGGTGTAGAAGATCCGCGGCTTCGTCTGTCTCGTCGACTCCATGGGTGACTGTCCTCCAGCTCCGGATTCCTCGATGGAATGCGCGAACCCGGCTGTTTCAGGGGATATTTGGGGATGGGATTCGAGGAGCCTGGGACCGAGCCCGGGCCCTGGTCAGAGGCAGGGACTGGTGACGTCTTCCGTCTCCTGGACCAGGTTGAGTTGTACGGCGTCGGGCTTGAACTCCATGTCACGGGTGTCCATGTCATGGTCAGACAGAGGGGCCTTGGTATTGGCGAAGGCCGCAAGCCGGAGCGTGAGCTTCTCATTGAATGTGACCGAGGGGTTGGTGGCGATGACATTGGCGTCGAAGCGCCAGGTCGCCACATTCCCAAGGTTGACCGTGGAGCGCGCCAGGAGGTTCAAGCGCTTGACCCTTCCACTGCTGCTCTCACCGTCATACATCTTGCGCCACCAGCGTTGGTAATCGGATGGCGGGTCCTCCCGGATGTCCCACGGGGCTCGGTGGAAGTAGCGCCAGGCCGCCTTCCCGGCTGAGGTGGTGCTTTGATTCATCACTCCCCAATCCGGGATGGAGTGGCTCTCAGGGCCGTATGTCGCTGACCAGGTCTGGGGAAGACAGCTCCCCTCGCTCAGATATTTGATCTGGAGCGGGATGGAGAATTGTGTGTGGGTTTGAGAGCCGAGAGTGGAGTCAGGAGAGCTTCCTATCAGTGCCACCTGTCGGTTGTGGGTGCACTCCATACTCAGCTCGTATGGAAAGTACCCCCGGACGTTGTTCTCGTCCTTCATCGGGGTTCCGCTGGAGACAATCGCTTGCAGGACTCGAGTCACCACGTAGTCGGCGGGCTGTTTGCCGTTCTCCCGATAGATATAGAATACGCGGCTGATGCAACACCAGGGCGCCTGCGTGGCGCCCTTCAGGAATGCCCATTTGGAATGGGTGAACTTCTGGGTGAGCTGCTGCGACCTCTGCTGAACGCCGAGCAGGACGCCTGGAGGTGGAATCATCCCGGCTCCTCCCGCGAGGAAGGTGGTTCTCGCCAAGGGCTCCTCGCGCATGGAAGTCTCATCGAGGCGCTCGCGCTGTGTCCGTGTCATTGATTTCATGAGACTGTCCTCCACGTCATCGTGCTGATTCACATCACCGCGGAGCTCGCGCCGTGGCGGCGACGAGACCCGGTCGCCCCGGCCTAGATGAGCTTCTCGGAGTGCAGGGTGTTGAGGGTGTTCCCGACCGACGTCGCCGCGGCGTTCTCCAGTTTATGGGTCAAGAACTTGTTCCAGAACTTGTTCTGGGCCCACGCGGCCTGGACGGCCGCGGTGAAGGTGGAGGGGGGCGGCGTATCGGAGACGAGGTAGACGGATGAACGGGGTTTGGCTCGCGCGGCGATGACTCCACCGGACACGGCCCCCAGCACGGCGCCGGAGAGCGCCGCGAACCCCAGGTTCTTCGTCGCGTCCGAGCCTTCCGCGACATTCGAAAGCACCTGTCCGATGGTGTTGGAGACCGCGCCTCCAACGCCATTCGCGACCGCCTGGACGCCGACGTTCGCCGCGCTCCGAGCCACATACCCGAGTCCTGCGGCCGCGGCGCTCCCTCCTGCGGCGAAGCCCCCGGCGACGGCACCTGTCAAAGCGCCGATGCCAATCTGGGTCCCCCACTTGCCCCACTCGAATTTCTCTCCCTTGGCGCTCGCTGTGATGTTGTAGGCGAGGCCTCCCAGTCCGGCGCCCACGAGCGCTCCCACGCCAATGGTCAGGGCCGCGGCCGCGACCCCCTGGAGACCCGGGATGAAGGTCAGCGCGATGCCTCCGAGGACGAGCAGGACGTCCACCGTGTAGGAGATGATCTCCTTCCAGTGGTTCTCGAACCAGGGCTTCACCGTGTTGGTGAAGAAGTTCGCGACGCTGTCGACCGCCCTGGCGACGCCGGAGACGATGCTGGAGAAGACGGAGCCAATCCAACTGAAGAATCCGAAGCCCGACGGGTCCGTCAGGGTCATCGGGTCATTGAGGACGTAGGCGTAGCGGTTGAACGCGCCCGCCTGTTCCTCGGGTGCGCCCAGCATCGTGTCGGCGGTGATGAAGCCACCGAGCAGCGGGCTGTAGTAGCGGGACGAGGCGTAATAGAGGAGCGACCCATCCAACTCGAGCCCCGTGTATTTGCGGCGGAAGTCGTCCTTGCCCGAGATGCGGGCGGGCTTCCCGAAGGGGTCGTAGTCGACGGCGCAGGACACCTGGCCCTGCTCGTCCGTGACCAGGGTGGTGCTTTGGGTGTTGTTGACGTGGAAGTAGCGCGTGCCCGTCGTGGGGACTCCCGACGAGGTGGCGGGAGGCGTGCCCGACTCCACGGCGGTGACGGTGGCCACCAGGTGGTTTCCCTCGAGGATGGAGCGGGTGTGCTGGCGGGCGCCGTTCTCGAAGGCCACGACTTCGTAGCAGGGGGCGACGTAGTACGTCGTCAGCTCGGCTTCGACCTTCTTCAGCCGGCGGCCGTCGTGGTCATAGGTGAAGCTCATCAGCTCCTGGTCCCGGAGCGGGCGCTCGGGGTGTCCTCCTGCGTCCGGCAGGACGAGGAAGACCTTCTGGAGGCGCCGCTCTCCGTCGTAGGCGTAGCGGTAGTTGACGGTGTCGTAGCGGAGCTGGACGAGGCTTCCGTTGGTGTCGTAGCGGGCGGTGATGGCGTCGGGATTGGAGGGGAGGGCGCCGCCCGAGATGCGATGGCCGGTGCGCTCCAAGGTGAGGTCGGCGAAGCGGGTGAGGTTGCGCGCGCCGTCGTAGGCGAACTCCTGGGGGCCATGGCTCCCGCCCTCGGCCTTCACCAACTGCCCCAGGGGGTCATAGGTCAAGGCCTGGCTGCGAGGGGCCTCCAGGCGGTCCTGGATGGACGCGACCTGCCAGAAGGGATTCCACGCGAGCGTGGAGGCCAGGACGGGACGCTCCTCCTTGTTGGAGACGTCCTGGGTGAGCAGATGGCCGTCGGAGGTGTATGTCCAGGCAGCGCGGACCTCATTGCCATACCGGGCCACCGCGGGCGCGCCGAGCGCGGTGAAGTCCGACTGGACCAGGTGCTTGGTGCTGCCTTCGTTGATTTCGAGCAGGCGCTGGAGCGCGTCGCGCCGGTAATGGACCTCGGTCTTCGCGGCGTCCGGGTAGACGATGCGCGAGACGAGCCGCTCGGGCGTGAAGTCCTGGGACAGGGGATACGCGGTCCCATCCAGTGTCAGCGTGACCGAGGAGGTGTTGCCGTCGGCGTCGTGGCCATAGGCATACGCGGTTCCGTCGGGGAGCGTGACACCCGTCAGTTGTCCCGCCGAGAGCGGGCGGGTCGGCTCGTCATAGGTGTAGTCGGTCTGCTCGCTGCCCACCTGCTTCGAGGTGCGTCGCATGAGCTTGTCGTGCTGGAAGGTCGTCACCAGGCCGGCGCCATCGGTGTAGGTCCAGGACCGTTGCGTGTCCTGGTAGGCATAGGTCCCCTGGGTGAACAGGGTGGAGCCCGAGCGGGTGGTGACGGAGGTCTGGCGGCCCAGGCCGTCGTAGGTGAAGGCCGTCTCCACATTCGGGTCCTTCGCGCTCAGCCGCCGGCCCAGCAGGTCATGGGTGAAGCGGGTGGTGTGAGCCTGACTGTCCTCGAGCAGTTCCAGCGTCCGGGTGTCTCCGTGGTAGCGGTAGGCCATCTTCCGGGTGCGTGGCGCCGTGGAGGTGGCGCCCTCGGTGATGGTGGCCCGGTTTGCGTGGGGGTATGCGTAGGTGGTGACGTTGGGCGAGTCACCCGCGCTCGGGGTCTCCTGGCGCACCAGGCGCATGTACTCGTCATAGACACACACCTGGGCGCGTACGGGCGTGTCTCCGCTGAAGTAGGGCAGCGTCTGCTCGGTGACCTGGTCGTGGGCATCGAGGAGGGTGTCCTCGTGGATGGCCCGGCCGACGCGCTCGCCGTTCTCCTCTCCCTGGCTCACCGTTCGGGTGATGCGCTCGAAGCCGTCCAGATGGTTCGTGCGCACCGCCCAGATGTCGCGGTTCCATTCCTGGCGGGTCCAGGTCTGGTGGTACGGCCCCGTCGTGTCCTGTCCATGCTCGAAGCGCATCGTCGTGACGAGCGAGCCGTCCGGCCCCGTGCGTCGGGACTGCGTGGGGCGCCCCAGCCCGTCGTATTGGTATTCCTCCCGGGCGCCGTTGGGTTTCGTCTGGGAGGTCTGCGCGCCCGTGGTGGCGTCGTGCTGGAACTCGAACTGCAGCGTGCGGTCCGACGAAACGGGTGGCAGCAGGCGCCTGGTCAGGTAGGTGTGGAAGTCGGAGTCGAAGGACTCGGTGATGACGCCCTGACCCGGCAGCTCGATGCGAGTCTGGTTTCCCCAGGCGTCGTAGGCATAGGTGTAGACCTGCCAGGTGTCGCCGCTCGACCAACGCGAGTGGGTCTTCAGGTCCCACGTCGTCGCGTCATAGGTCTTGCGTTCCCAGCGGAGCGTCTGATTCCCCGCGAGGTCCGAGCTGAGCCGCAGCTCCTTCAAGAAGCCGAAGCGGTGCAGCTCCACGCTGTTCTCGAACACCTGCCGGGTGTGGAGGATGTCGGTCGGGGCCTCGGAGTTGCGCTGGGTGACGAGGGTGGTGTTGCCGAAGTCGTCGAACTGGAAGGTGCTCAGGCGCGTGAGGTCGGGCGTGTCCGAGTCCGCGAAGGTGTAGAGCTTCTTGAGCACCGTCGACGTCCGTATCTGGTGGATGCCCGAGCCGGTGGGCGTGTCGTAGGTGTACTCGACGCGGCTCATCAAGGCCTGGTCGGAAGCGCGGCGCACCGTCTGTGATTCCACCGTGTAGGTGAGCGGGAACTCCTGGTGATAGCGCGTCTGCGTGACGATGCCCGAGGTTCCCGTCTGGGGGTCCGTCTTGTTCCAGGCCGCGAAGCCCAGCCAGCCGCGCCCTCGGAGGCTCAGCCGCGCGCCCGCGTACGTGAAGTCATGGGTGTAGCTTCGGGTTGCGGAGTAGGCCTGGGTGTAGGAGGCGACGACGTAGCGGGGATACTGGATGCTGCGCGACGCGAAGGTCATGCCCCCGGCGTCGCTCTGTCCTCGAGGGCTGGCGGCCAGGGCATAGGTGGCGCCCGGGAGCTGGTTGTTGAAGAGCGCCTGGGGGTCCACCAGCGCTTCCTCGGCCTCCTGGGTGGGCGCCTCCGGGCTGTAGATGGCCGCGTCCGTGATGGGTTTGTAGGTGAGCTCGAAGCGCCCCCCCAGGCCATTGGTGACGGAGGCCATCAGGTCGGGGTACTCGGTGGTGGCCGAGAGCAGGTGGACCTCGCCGGAGCCGTTCACCTGGAGGAGGTCTGCCTTGCCCACGCCCGACAGGCCCAGGGCCATGACGGCCTCGCCCAGGGCCACGGCGTCCGGAAGCGAGGACACCTTCGGGTGGTGGCG of Myxococcus fulvus contains these proteins:
- a CDS encoding RHS repeat-associated core domain-containing protein, whose amino-acid sequence is MADSTGKLTDQFSIDKDGGASYAFELKVPPGTNGLAPTLGIAYNSGGGDGLLGVGWGLSGLSSITRAGRTVAQDGQHGSVNYDLDDRFILDGQRLMAVSGAYGQPQAVYHTEIQTWRKVVPHYPSGWDVQRGPQSFTVHTRDGQTWEYGATADSRVPASSTVPAIRLWSLNRVTDRHGNFMTVTYEQDAQHNAHYPKLIEYTDNLKKPIARKRQVRFTFVDRQDIATTYVGGHPVRITRLLSQVQTYVGDTLARTYRFDYQPSRATRRQLLQSVTTEARDTSLPRTTFLWQGQAEADPTLFQASRALGKNMPGGLRIPMDVSGQGLTDVLHAYHVSLQLRLDLYLSTRTGLEGPFPVDLSGAQLGWGGTFCPLDVDADGHMDLVYAANNGGRLGLTLFKATERNGRWSLVREGPVHGAGPGDLLWGGRLLALDVDGDGRTDLVYATNNGSLLKLDVLYSNGSSFAPSAHGATSTTLPFGGHLSALDLDGNGQTDLVHASNDGGFLKLTGLMARPERRGFQQQDTPLLPASSRVPWGGSLVPIHLNGDGQVDLLNPYTDGTTLHLRALFNTGKGFVVQDLGSTGLRYGAAIPQLMPADVTGKGRDDLVIVGEHQRDGEPTPRRLAVLLNEGGALRLHAKVSQVPPFVTVGESTSAVGLTGVGKADLLHVDGSGAAWLLAATPEYPDLVSRITNGLGGRFELTYKPLTDPSVYTREAPAPDVVDTQSLFNNQLPGATYALAANPGAQTPEVGMSFASRSVQSPRYVVAAYTQVYSETRRHAHAFTFAGARLNLQGRGWMGFAAWSKKDPDTGTAGAITETRYHQDFPRTYAVASQTVRRASDRALMVRSEYDYATPGSSGVHQLQTTQVRKKLYTFAKSDMPDCVQTKAFQYDAYGNATSITQSITGAPGATLYTRQTFQNDTAQHRLGFPTERKLSTDAQGNQPLRWERTTYDAGTWDTKTHSRWTGGDAWQVYSYQYDDWGNQTRLEDPAQGAVSHTFESTFHTFPSKRVLPTPASGRALEFEFQYDAAQGVLTSQTQPNGAREVHVHDGLGRPVETQRMGPGGALVATMRFQRGQDGTGAYRKTLTRQDWNKDVWLVRTEYVDGFGRVTRTASQGMENGALIGRAILEDTVLDAHDQPLEQSLPYFSGDTPKRAQALSYDEYERVVRRETSSAGAAPNVTTYQYPRADRVVLTEGVGTAAPRTRTMTHGFHGDSRSLMELQDGRGNTTRYTYDAIGRRLSATDPKVETTFTYDGVDRHTAITTRSGSTTFTRETYAYRDAQREWTHTDGTGQTTVFRHDALRRVLSKQAGTSRTDYTYDEPTSAYSLGLLTGVQLPDGSAYVYGHDADGNTTSVKLTLDGTAYTLGQDFTPARLVSRIVYPDTAKTEVGYHRDALQRLVRITEGAKEHLVHSDFTALGAPAVARYGNGARTAWTYTPDGHLLTQDVFTGDEKPASASTLEWDAFWQVSAVRDRLETPQGQSFTYDMLGQLVKAQGGGYGTQDFAYDGACSLTSKAGLTLERLGHQIARGYSPASPDALHTRYDGNGSLVELTYQGNTTRFGYDPERRLQEVGQVRFTYDQDGRRLKKAEPDLTTYYVAPCFEVVRFASGARQHTRYILDGDALVASVTVAESGTPPTGHAGVPSPGTRYFHLDNTQSTTLSTDEQGQVASRLDYEPFGQPRVRSGQDDVRRKFTGLELDSTGLYYASSRYYSPLLGNFITADAQMGAPDDRMGAFNRYAYALNDPLTLIDPTGRGFFGAIKNFFTNTLPQWFSKHWEEIVSYAVDIALIAGGIALSFVPGLQGVAAVAIGVAVGGLVGAGLGGLAYNISTNAMGKEFSWADWGAQVGIGAAAGAIAGGFSAVGEIAATSLNLASKSLLNIGLRAGVDVIGGVVSGLSSQLIGNAVAGAPLGADLTFAAIFGGVAGGVGSVVASGGKATLSRVARSLDDLDGLADGLRRASYNVANGPTMQLEVEGLRKLVALSLGGTFGTSLGYTLSYLHAEQYFLPGMK
- a CDS encoding RHS repeat-associated core domain-containing protein, with protein sequence MAISTGKLTDHLQVDAGGCAAYSIELKVPPGTQGLEPHLAIAYNSGGDDGLLGVGWGLSGLSSITRAGRTLAQDGQHGSVNYDLGDRFLLDGQRLMAASGGYGQAQAVYHTEIQTWRKVTPNYPTGWNVEWGPQSFTVQSRDGQTWEYGATEDSRVPASTGVQAIRLWSLNRVTDRHGNFMTVTYELDAGSNAHYPKLIEYTDNTQNPIQKKRQVRFTYAPRQLVTTSYLGGHPIRNPRLLSEVQTFVDDALVRTYRLAYQPSRSTGRPLLQSISTEARGTALPPTTFTWQGQQDLAPTLFQPARALGKSMRGGQKLPIDVNGNGRTDLLHVYPVNLRLRMDLYYSTGSGLDGPHPVDFGGVDLLWGGTFCPLDVDADGRMDLVYAVNNGGKLGLTLFKATLRDGRWTLVREGPVNGAGPDNLLWGGRLLALDADGDGRTDLVYATQSASRLKLDVLYSNGRTFAASASGPTATSLLFGGLLLPLDLDGSGQTDLVYASEKAGFLELTWLKAQPDRQGYQQQTTPLLPSGSRVPWTGSLIPIHLNGDGQVDLINPYTNGKTLHLRLLYNTGKGFVVRDLGDTGLLYGSAVPQLMPADVTGNGRDDLVLIGDHLRPGSPAQKSRIAVFVNEGGTLRHHPKVSSLPDAVALGEAVMALGLSGVGKADLLQVNGSGEVHLLSATTEYPDLMASVTNGLGGRFELTYKPITDAAIYSPEAPTQEAEEALVDPQALFNNQLPGATYALAASPRGQSDAGGMTFASRSIQYPRYVVASYTQAYSATRSYTHDFTYAGARLSLRGRGWLGFAAWNKTDPQTGTSGIVTQTRYHQEFPLTYTVESQTVRRASDQALMSRVEYTYDTPTGSGIHQIRTSTVLKKLYTFADSDTPDLTRLSTFQFDDFGNTTLVTQRNSEAPTDILHTRQVFENSVELHRFGFLKELRLSSDLAGNQTLRWERKTYDATTWDLKTHSRWSSGDTWQVYTYAYDAWGNQTRIELPGQGVITESFDSDFHTYLTRRLLPPVSSDRTLQFEFQHDATTGAQTSQTKPNGAREEYQYDGLGRPTQSRRTGPDGSLVTTMRFEHGQDTTGPYHQTWTRQEWNRDIWAVRTNHLDGFERITRTVSQGEENGERVGRAIHEDTLLDAHDQVTEQTLPYFSGDTPVRAQVCVYDEYMRLVRQETPSAGDSPNVTTYAYPHANRATITEGATSTAPRTRKMAYRYHGDTRTLELLEDSQAHTTRFTHDLLGRRLSAKDPNVETAFTYDGLGRQTSVTTRSGSTLFTQGTYAYQDTQRSWTYTDGAGLVTTFQHDKLMRRTSKQVGSEQTDYTYDEPTRPLSAGQLTGVTLPDGTAYAYGHDADGNTSSVTLTLDGTAYPLSQDFTPERLVSRIVYPDAAKTEVHYRRDALQRLLEINEGSTKHLVQSDFTALGAPAVARYGNEVRAAWTYTSDGHLLTQDVSNKEERPVLASTLAWNPFWQVASIQDRLEAPRSQALTYDPLGQLVKAEGGSHGPQEFAYDGARNLTRFADLTLERTGHRISGGALPSNPDAITARYDTNGSLVQLRYDTVNYRYAYDGERRLQKVFLVLPDAGGHPERPLRDQELMSFTYDHDGRRLKKVEAELTTYYVAPCYEVVAFENGARQHTRSILEGNHLVATVTAVESGTPPATSSGVPTTGTRYFHVNNTQSTTLVTDEQGQVSCAVDYDPFGKPARISGKDDFRRKYTGLELDGSLLYYASSRYYSPLLGGFITADTMLGAPEEQAGAFNRYAYVLNDPMTLTDPSGFGFFSWIGSVFSSIVSGVARAVDSVANFFTNTVKPWFENHWKEIISYTVDVLLVLGGIALTFIPGLQGVAAAALTIGVGALVGAGLGGLAYNITASAKGEKFEWGKWGTQIGIGALTGAVAGGFAAGGSAAAAGLGYVARSAANVGVQAVANGVGGAVSNTIGQVLSNVAEGSDATKNLGFAALSGAVLGAVSGGVIAARAKPRSSVYLVSDTPPPSTFTAAVQAAWAQNKFWNKFLTHKLENAAATSVGNTLNTLHSEKLI